A window of Clostridium botulinum BKT015925 contains these coding sequences:
- the istA gene encoding IS21-like element ISCbo2 family transposase codes for MIIQMNINSEIQIDKLEDLHKLNLIMEENNLKVNKSQIARELGVDPRTVGKYLNGYVKPTTRNRKSKIDHFEPIIKKLLGKDSIQIFYYKRILWQYLKDNYGLDCAQSSFRRYISNHPEFSHYFNSRIKVHLSKAAPMRYETGKGKQAQLDWKENIEFVLNTGEIISVNVFVLILSYSRFRVYKLSLDKTQEVLFSFLDESFQAFGGVPEELLTDNMKTVMDLPRTNYSKGKVNNKFQQFAKDYGFKVHPCVAGRPNTKAKVEAPMKLLDEIRAYNGTLNYEQLHKLVSDLNNRINSKCHTSTGKIPILHLQKEKDFLSKLPKDQIRNLYKITTTSVKVNSQSMISYKSNQYSVPPEYIGKRLKLQVYDHQLHVYYSTKLVTIHDIQNQKLNYHAEHYAEISALQFNKSSYEMMKKARTKFKFNRRGI; via the coding sequence ATGATTATACAAATGAATATTAATTCTGAAATACAAATAGATAAGTTAGAGGATCTTCATAAATTAAATTTAATTATGGAGGAAAATAATTTGAAAGTAAATAAAAGTCAAATAGCTAGGGAACTTGGCGTTGATCCACGCACCGTAGGTAAATATTTAAATGGATATGTAAAACCTACTACTAGAAATCGTAAATCTAAAATAGACCATTTTGAACCTATTATCAAAAAACTTCTGGGTAAAGATTCTATTCAAATATTTTATTATAAACGTATTTTATGGCAGTATCTTAAAGATAATTATGGATTAGATTGTGCTCAATCTTCTTTTAGAAGATATATCTCCAATCATCCAGAATTTAGTCACTATTTTAATAGCAGAATAAAAGTACATCTATCTAAGGCTGCGCCTATGAGGTATGAAACAGGTAAAGGTAAACAAGCACAACTAGATTGGAAAGAAAACATAGAATTTGTTTTAAATACCGGAGAAATTATTAGTGTTAATGTCTTTGTATTAATACTTTCATATTCGAGGTTTAGAGTGTACAAGTTATCTCTCGATAAAACACAAGAAGTGTTATTTTCTTTTCTTGATGAATCATTTCAAGCTTTTGGAGGAGTTCCGGAGGAACTATTAACGGACAATATGAAAACTGTTATGGATTTACCTAGAACTAATTATTCTAAAGGAAAAGTAAATAATAAATTTCAACAGTTTGCAAAAGATTACGGCTTTAAAGTTCACCCTTGCGTAGCAGGTAGACCTAACACCAAAGCCAAAGTAGAAGCTCCTATGAAATTATTAGATGAAATAAGAGCATATAATGGAACATTAAACTATGAGCAATTACACAAACTTGTTTCAGATTTAAACAATAGAATTAATAGTAAATGTCATACATCAACAGGTAAAATACCAATATTACATTTACAGAAAGAAAAAGATTTCTTATCAAAACTGCCTAAAGATCAGATAAGAAATCTTTACAAAATAACCACCACATCTGTTAAAGTAAATAGTCAAAGCATGATTTCATACAAATCAAACCAATATTCTGTCCCACCAGAATATATAGGTAAACGACTAAAACTTCAAGTATATGATCATCAATTACATGTGTATTATAGCACAAAATTAGTTACTATTCATGATATACAAAATCAAAAATTAAATTATCATGCAGAACATTATGCTGAGATTAGTGCTTTACAATTTAATAAAAGCTCATATGAAATGATGAAGAAAGCTAGGACAAAATTTAAATTTAATAGGAGAGGTATATAA
- the rlmD gene encoding 23S rRNA (uracil(1939)-C(5))-methyltransferase RlmD, translated as MKKRKVYEFDIVDTEFPGFGVAYKDDTKVLIKNALPGQKVEGFVNKKTKEYAKAKLNKVIEDVDYKIDAKCPIFDVCGGCSHQFLSYEKQLEIKKDQVLKLFENAGISGFEFLGIQGSPEEFEYRNKMEFTFGDMEKGGELTLGMHAQGKSFGIISADECKIVDSDFNIILKTVLEYFRGKDLPHYRIMSHEGYLRNLVIRKGRNTQDIMVNLVTTSQRDFDLSEFVELLKGLNYKGELKGILHTVNDSLSDVVQADSMEVLFGRDYIMEEVLGLKFKISPFSFFQTNTKGAEALYSIVRDFMGDAKSKVVFDLYCGTGTIGQIAAHNASKVIGIELIEEAAKAANENAKLNGLNNCEFLAGDVAKVIKDIKVKPDIIILDPPRPGVHPDALKYVTKFNAKDIIYVSCNPKTLVEDLKFLIKEGYKVEKVKIKDMFPHTPHVETVVRLSK; from the coding sequence ATGAAAAAAAGAAAGGTATATGAATTTGACATAGTAGACACAGAATTTCCGGGATTTGGAGTTGCTTATAAAGATGATACTAAAGTTTTGATTAAGAATGCTCTTCCTGGACAAAAGGTAGAAGGTTTTGTTAACAAGAAAACCAAAGAGTATGCTAAGGCAAAATTAAATAAAGTTATAGAAGATGTAGATTATAAAATAGATGCTAAATGCCCTATCTTTGATGTCTGTGGCGGATGTAGTCATCAATTTCTTTCATATGAAAAGCAATTAGAGATTAAAAAAGATCAAGTTTTAAAATTATTTGAAAATGCAGGTATAAGCGGATTTGAGTTCTTAGGAATACAAGGAAGTCCAGAAGAATTTGAGTATAGAAATAAAATGGAATTTACCTTTGGAGACATGGAAAAGGGTGGAGAACTTACTCTTGGAATGCATGCTCAAGGTAAAAGCTTTGGAATCATAAGTGCAGATGAATGTAAGATAGTAGATAGCGATTTTAATATAATCTTAAAAACTGTACTTGAATATTTCAGAGGAAAAGACCTTCCTCACTATAGAATAATGAGTCATGAAGGATACCTTAGAAACTTGGTTATAAGAAAAGGTAGAAATACTCAGGATATAATGGTTAACTTAGTTACTACATCTCAAAGAGATTTTGATTTAAGTGAATTTGTTGAACTTTTAAAAGGACTTAACTATAAGGGAGAATTAAAAGGAATACTTCATACAGTTAATGATTCACTGTCAGATGTGGTTCAAGCAGATAGCATGGAAGTTCTATTTGGACGTGATTACATAATGGAAGAAGTTTTAGGACTTAAGTTTAAGATATCACCATTTTCTTTCTTTCAAACTAATACTAAAGGGGCAGAGGCTCTTTATAGCATAGTTAGAGATTTTATGGGAGATGCAAAATCTAAAGTAGTTTTTGACCTTTATTGTGGTACAGGAACTATAGGACAGATTGCAGCTCATAATGCTAGTAAAGTTATAGGAATTGAACTTATAGAGGAGGCTGCAAAGGCAGCTAACGAAAATGCAAAACTTAATGGTCTTAATAACTGTGAGTTTTTAGCAGGAGATGTAGCTAAGGTTATTAAGGATATTAAAGTAAAACCAGATATAATAATCTTAGATCCACCAAGACCAGGGGTTCATCCTGATGCATTAAAATACGTTACAAAGTTTAATGCTAAGGATATAATTTACGTTTCATGTAATCCTAAAACTTTAGTTGAGGATTTAAAATTCCTTATAAAAGAAGGATACAAGGTTGAAAAGGTTAAGATTAAGGATATGTTCCCTCATACGCCACATGTGGAGACAGTAGTTCGCTTAAGTAAGTAA
- a CDS encoding MBL fold metallo-hydrolase has product MELHKLKGNTYFIDAPTNIGVYVFKNKFCLLVDSGLDNSAARKIDDILKENGLHPKYIINTHAHTDHYGGNHYFKENYTGTLVYTSKKESIYMGNSELFSTILFSSNAPKKLTNRKPFVADEILNYGTNKINDEKFDVLSLKGHSHEHIGIITPEKICFLGDSIFGYETLEKYPIPFLFNIEESINTLNTIKNLDAECFIISHEKKVLDANEIKDLADKNLERIETIKSTILELLDQPCTKEDILENIIVLNDVATNFKQYHLDYSSISAFISYLFDNNLIDYSLEDGKLYFFKK; this is encoded by the coding sequence TTGGAACTACATAAACTCAAAGGAAATACGTACTTTATTGATGCTCCTACTAATATTGGAGTATATGTATTTAAAAATAAATTTTGTCTTCTAGTTGATAGCGGACTTGACAATTCAGCTGCTCGTAAAATTGATGATATATTAAAGGAAAATGGATTACATCCTAAATACATAATAAATACACATGCCCACACAGATCATTATGGTGGAAATCATTATTTTAAAGAAAATTACACAGGTACTCTTGTATATACTTCTAAAAAAGAAAGTATATATATGGGAAATTCCGAACTATTCTCTACAATATTATTCTCATCAAATGCACCAAAGAAACTTACTAATAGAAAACCTTTTGTTGCTGATGAAATTCTTAACTACGGTACTAACAAAATCAACGATGAAAAATTTGATGTTTTATCCCTTAAAGGACATTCTCATGAACATATAGGAATTATAACTCCTGAAAAAATATGTTTCCTTGGTGATTCTATTTTTGGATATGAAACTTTAGAAAAATATCCTATACCATTTTTATTTAATATAGAAGAATCTATAAATACACTAAATACAATAAAAAATTTAGATGCAGAATGCTTTATAATTAGCCATGAGAAAAAAGTTTTAGATGCAAATGAAATTAAAGATTTAGCTGACAAAAATCTAGAAAGAATTGAAACTATAAAAAGTACTATTTTAGAACTTTTAGACCAACCTTGCACTAAGGAGGATATATTAGAAAATATAATCGTACTAAATGATGTGGCTACTAATTTTAAACAGTATCATTTAGATTATTCATCAATCTCTGCTTTTATATCATATTTATTTGATAATAACTTAATAGATTATTCTCTTGAAGATGGTAAATTATATTTCTTCAAAAAATAA
- a CDS encoding metallophosphoesterase family protein has translation MRIAIFSDIHGNLEALKSVLEDIESKNVDRVVCLGDLVGYGPFPNEVIDVVRSEDILTIAGNYDKAVVANDIKYIQDNPLNREFALPWSVKEVTEANKKYLKRLPEDIIVVEQGKVLKFVHGSNRAINEYLLENSDAAKEAMDELKEDVLVCAHTHIPYEKKYGNKVLINDGSVGKPKTDSPNSNYIILTIKEDEVKSETIEVKYDYEKTIKAMEEKNFPKDLLDTIRNGK, from the coding sequence ATGAGAATAGCGATTTTTTCAGATATACATGGTAATCTTGAGGCTTTAAAATCAGTGTTAGAAGATATAGAATCTAAAAATGTTGATAGAGTAGTATGTCTTGGAGATTTAGTTGGATATGGTCCTTTCCCTAATGAAGTTATAGATGTAGTAAGAAGTGAAGATATATTAACTATAGCAGGTAATTATGATAAGGCTGTAGTAGCAAATGATATAAAATACATACAAGATAATCCCTTAAACAGAGAATTTGCATTACCTTGGTCAGTAAAAGAAGTTACAGAAGCCAATAAAAAATATTTAAAAAGACTGCCAGAGGATATTATAGTTGTTGAACAAGGAAAAGTATTAAAGTTTGTTCATGGAAGTAATAGAGCTATAAATGAATACCTTTTAGAAAATTCTGATGCTGCAAAAGAAGCAATGGATGAATTAAAAGAAGATGTTCTTGTATGTGCACATACGCATATACCTTATGAAAAGAAGTATGGAAATAAGGTGTTAATTAACGATGGAAGTGTTGGAAAACCAAAGACAGATAGTCCAAATTCAAATTATATTATTTTAACTATAAAAGAGGATGAGGTTAAATCAGAAACTATAGAAGTTAAATATGATTATGAAAAAACAATAAAAGCTATGGAAGAAAAGAATTTTCCAAAAGACCTTTTAGATACAATAAGAAACGGAAAATAA
- a CDS encoding NCS2 family permease, which yields MDNSSKKNKSTLDKYFKLSENGTSVRTEVLAGFTAFITMAYALLVIPNMLKFSGMNSLGVKGDAAASLTVLNDPVISSAFAGMCIASCIGTLIMALYANLPFALAPGMGLTAFFTYSVCLTLGYTWQQALTAVFISGILFIIITVTSIREKIVEALPQNLKLAITGGIGLFVSLIGLKSGHIVVSDPGTLVKFGDLTSKSTILTVVGIIIMAILMARNVRGGMLISIIITTIVGIPMGITKISGLQFFSIPTFGHTFFAFDFKGLVHHGGTGIIGAVTSIVMVILTFSLVDLFDTIGTLVGTAQKANMIQLDGKVKNMRKALLSDAIATTISSMMGTPTMATVVESTAGIAEGGRTGLTNVVVGILFALSLFFGGIVGIVPSEATAPALIIVGILMVGAVKEIDFEDFTEALPAFFTMAMMPFTYSIANGIAAGIIFYTIIKLGTGKHKQVHPIMYILSVLFILRFVLLPQ from the coding sequence ATGGATAACTCAAGCAAAAAGAATAAATCTACCTTAGATAAGTATTTTAAACTATCTGAGAATGGCACAAGCGTAAGAACAGAAGTTTTAGCTGGATTTACAGCATTTATAACAATGGCATATGCACTTTTAGTTATTCCTAACATGCTAAAATTTTCAGGAATGAATTCACTTGGAGTTAAAGGAGATGCAGCAGCTTCTCTTACAGTTTTAAATGACCCAGTAATAAGTTCAGCTTTTGCAGGAATGTGTATAGCATCATGTATTGGAACACTTATAATGGCATTATATGCAAACTTACCATTTGCACTAGCACCAGGAATGGGACTTACAGCATTTTTTACATATAGTGTTTGTTTAACACTAGGATATACTTGGCAACAAGCTTTAACAGCTGTATTTATATCAGGAATTTTATTTATAATAATAACTGTAACATCAATAAGAGAAAAGATAGTTGAAGCATTACCTCAAAATTTAAAACTTGCTATAACTGGAGGTATAGGACTATTTGTATCCCTTATAGGATTAAAAAGTGGACATATTGTAGTTTCAGATCCAGGAACATTAGTAAAATTCGGAGATTTAACAAGTAAAAGCACTATTTTAACTGTAGTGGGAATAATAATAATGGCCATATTAATGGCACGTAATGTAAGAGGCGGAATGTTAATATCAATTATTATAACTACTATAGTAGGTATACCAATGGGGATAACAAAGATATCAGGACTTCAATTTTTTTCAATACCTACATTTGGACATACTTTCTTTGCTTTTGATTTCAAAGGACTTGTACATCATGGTGGGACAGGAATTATAGGAGCTGTAACAAGTATCGTAATGGTAATTTTAACATTCAGTTTAGTTGATTTATTTGATACTATCGGAACGCTAGTTGGAACAGCTCAAAAGGCTAACATGATTCAATTAGATGGAAAGGTTAAAAATATGAGAAAAGCATTATTATCAGATGCTATAGCAACAACAATAAGTTCAATGATGGGAACTCCTACTATGGCAACAGTTGTAGAGTCTACTGCGGGAATTGCAGAAGGTGGAAGAACAGGACTTACTAATGTAGTTGTAGGTATATTATTTGCTTTATCATTATTCTTTGGTGGAATCGTAGGAATTGTACCATCAGAGGCAACTGCTCCAGCTTTAATAATTGTTGGAATCTTAATGGTTGGCGCTGTTAAAGAAATTGATTTTGAAGATTTTACAGAGGCACTTCCAGCATTTTTTACAATGGCAATGATGCCTTTTACATATAGTATAGCTAATGGAATAGCAGCAGGTATTATCTTTTATACAATAATAAAATTAGGAACAGGAAAACATAAACAAGTACATCCTATAATGTACATATTATCTGTACTATTTATATTAAGATTTGTACTATTACCACAATAA
- the istB gene encoding IS21-like element ISCbo2 family helper ATPase IstB — protein MNSAYTQLIKNLEYLKFKQMINHLDEVIDFSTKNNLSFVDALIKLTAYEIDFKEANMIKSMVKVGAFPHKKEVKDFDFSFQPSINKDQILDLTLRFLNTQENIVFLGPSGVGKTHLATSIGIAAAKRRYSTYFIKCHDLLQQLKRANLENRLDSRLKHFSKYKLLIIDELGYLPINKEDSKLFFQLIDMRYEKKSTILTTNINFNAWDDIFYDPIIANAILDRVLHHAHVVPINGKSYRLKDHFKDDDE, from the coding sequence ATGAATAGTGCATATACACAACTTATAAAAAATCTAGAGTATTTAAAATTTAAACAAATGATTAATCATTTAGACGAAGTCATTGATTTTTCTACTAAAAATAATTTATCCTTTGTTGATGCTCTTATTAAGCTTACAGCTTATGAAATAGATTTTAAAGAAGCAAATATGATTAAATCTATGGTAAAAGTAGGCGCTTTTCCTCATAAAAAAGAGGTTAAAGACTTTGATTTCAGCTTTCAACCTAGCATTAATAAAGATCAGATATTAGATTTAACATTACGCTTTCTAAATACACAAGAAAATATAGTTTTCCTAGGTCCTAGTGGAGTAGGAAAAACGCACCTTGCTACATCTATAGGAATTGCGGCAGCAAAACGTAGATATAGTACATACTTTATTAAATGTCATGATTTATTACAGCAATTAAAACGTGCAAATTTAGAGAATCGATTAGATTCTAGACTTAAACATTTTAGTAAGTACAAGCTCCTAATAATAGATGAATTAGGCTATCTACCGATAAATAAAGAAGACTCTAAGTTATTCTTCCAACTCATTGACATGCGATATGAGAAAAAAAGTACAATTTTAACAACTAATATAAATTTCAATGCTTGGGATGATATTTTTTATGATCCTATCATCGCAAATGCTATATTAGATAGAGTTTTGCACCATGCTCATGTTGTACCTATTAATGGAAAGTCTTATCGCTTAAAAGATCACTTTAAAGATGACGATGAGTAA
- a CDS encoding helix-turn-helix domain-containing protein, with the protein MVLIRKQLGQLLKKARSLKSEKIGKCYTQRMLAKDINRSQSYIGDIESGRTYTSFSILNEIAEACGVPIYYFQDRNNINDNIDTFINSQLDTLNKTELEIIREAIKNDPDIKLAHILDCSKTLSKNLFKTPKENIKCLLSQPSIIDYCGVDIDNLNEKEAEDFVDELLRQLKLISYKYK; encoded by the coding sequence ATGGTGTTAATCAGAAAACAATTAGGACAATTATTAAAAAAAGCACGAAGTCTTAAATCAGAAAAAATAGGAAAATGTTATACTCAACGGATGCTGGCAAAGGATATAAATAGATCTCAAAGCTATATTGGTGATATTGAATCTGGAAGAACTTATACTAGTTTTTCAATATTAAATGAGATTGCAGAAGCTTGTGGCGTTCCTATATATTATTTTCAAGACCGCAACAACATTAATGATAATATAGATACTTTTATAAACTCTCAATTAGATACTCTAAATAAAACTGAACTTGAAATTATACGTGAAGCAATTAAAAATGACCCTGATATAAAACTTGCTCATATTTTAGATTGTTCTAAAACTCTATCTAAAAATTTATTTAAAACGCCAAAGGAAAACATAAAATGTTTACTGAGTCAACCTTCCATTATAGATTATTGTGGAGTTGATATAGATAACCTTAATGAAAAGGAGGCTGAGGATTTTGTTGATGAATTATTAAGACAACTTAAGCTTATTAGCTATAAGTACAAATGA